In one window of Thermus aquaticus DNA:
- a CDS encoding glycogen debranching N-terminal domain-containing protein — translation MTFPLKEDDTYLVLNERGFAEGGAEGFYRHDTRFLARYRLALPPGLELLQSRSPRPDHLVQDWARFRGPDGELYLRRTLRVARGRVEEVLRFQNLGSGPVEVVVGLELQAIFEDLFQARGWHAAPKEGRAFVYRAPDGVEQGIALTPLPPPEGFRLHLPPRGEGQVGWTVSLESPLGEGGDLPSYEAFLSAFPQAEAPWSEVFQQALLDLRALLLATLEGPVPAAGIPWFVAPFGRDSLLTAFMLLPWGKEVARGVLRYLARRQGAVWDPFREEEPGKILHEVRLGELSRLGRVPFARYYGTVDATPLFLVLLGRYLDLTGDLALVRELRPHWEAALAWMEAADLDGDGLLEFAPSGGGLSVQAWKDSHDSMSHRDGRLAEPPLAVSEVQGYAYAAHLAASAFYRAFGEEAKARRHQRHAEGLFRLIQERFWLEEAKTYALALDKRKEPLRVKASNAGHLLWAGAVPEERVDALLNTLLSEEMWTGWGLRTLGAKEARYNPLSYHNGSVWPHDTALFAGGLFRYGRRREGQRVAQALLDLARSQPDLRLPELVGGFPREAGLPPVPYPTACRPQAWDAGALVYLYALAQGVRDW, via the coding sequence ATGACCTTTCCCCTGAAGGAAGACGACACCTACCTGGTCCTGAACGAGAGGGGCTTCGCCGAGGGGGGAGCCGAGGGGTTTTACCGGCACGACACCCGCTTCCTGGCCCGCTACCGCCTGGCCCTTCCCCCGGGCCTGGAACTCCTGCAAAGCCGATCCCCTCGGCCCGACCACCTGGTACAGGACTGGGCCAGGTTCCGGGGGCCGGACGGGGAGCTCTACCTGAGGCGCACCCTGAGGGTGGCCCGGGGCCGGGTGGAAGAGGTCCTGCGCTTCCAGAACCTGGGGTCTGGGCCCGTGGAGGTGGTGGTGGGGCTGGAGCTTCAGGCCATCTTTGAGGATCTCTTCCAGGCTCGAGGCTGGCACGCCGCCCCAAAGGAGGGCCGGGCCTTCGTCTACCGGGCCCCGGACGGGGTGGAGCAGGGGATCGCCCTCACCCCCTTGCCTCCCCCGGAAGGCTTCCGCCTCCACCTCCCGCCCAGAGGGGAAGGCCAGGTGGGCTGGACGGTGAGCCTGGAAAGCCCCCTGGGGGAAGGGGGGGACCTTCCCAGCTACGAGGCCTTCCTCTCCGCCTTCCCCCAGGCGGAAGCGCCTTGGAGCGAGGTCTTTCAGCAGGCCCTTTTGGACCTCCGGGCCCTCCTCCTGGCCACCCTCGAGGGCCCGGTGCCCGCCGCCGGCATCCCCTGGTTCGTGGCCCCCTTTGGCCGGGACAGCCTCCTCACCGCCTTCATGCTCCTCCCCTGGGGGAAGGAGGTGGCCAGGGGGGTTCTCCGCTACCTGGCCAGGCGGCAGGGAGCGGTGTGGGATCCTTTCCGGGAGGAGGAGCCCGGGAAGATCCTCCACGAGGTGCGCCTGGGGGAGCTCTCCCGCCTGGGCCGAGTACCCTTCGCCCGCTACTACGGCACCGTGGACGCCACCCCTCTCTTCCTGGTCCTCCTGGGCCGGTACCTGGACCTCACCGGGGACCTGGCCCTGGTGCGGGAGCTCAGGCCCCACTGGGAGGCGGCCCTGGCCTGGATGGAAGCCGCCGACCTGGATGGGGATGGGCTGCTGGAGTTCGCCCCCTCGGGCGGGGGGCTGAGCGTCCAGGCCTGGAAGGACTCCCACGATTCCATGAGCCACCGTGACGGCCGACTGGCCGAGCCCCCTCTGGCGGTCAGCGAGGTCCAGGGGTACGCCTACGCCGCCCACCTGGCGGCCAGCGCCTTCTACCGGGCCTTTGGGGAGGAGGCGAAGGCGAGGAGGCACCAGCGCCACGCCGAAGGGCTCTTCCGCCTCATCCAGGAACGGTTCTGGCTGGAGGAGGCCAAGACCTACGCCCTGGCCCTGGACAAGAGGAAAGAGCCCTTGAGGGTCAAGGCCTCCAACGCCGGCCATCTCCTCTGGGCAGGGGCCGTCCCCGAGGAAAGGGTGGATGCGCTCCTAAACACCCTCCTCTCCGAGGAGATGTGGACGGGCTGGGGCCTCCGCACCCTGGGGGCCAAGGAGGCCCGCTACAACCCCCTCTCCTACCACAACGGCTCCGTCTGGCCCCACGACACGGCCCTCTTCGCCGGGGGGCTTTTCCGCTACGGCCGAAGGAGGGAGGGCCAACGGGTGGCCCAGGCCCTCCTGGACCTGGCCCGAAGCCAGCCCGACCTGCGGCTGCCCGAGCTGGTGGGGGGCTTTCCCAGGGAGGCGGGCCTACCTCCCGTGCCCTACCCCACGGCCTGCCGCCCCCAGGCCTGGGACGCCGGGGCCCTCGTCTACCTCTACGCCCTGGCCCAGGGGGTGAGGGACTGGTGA